The following are encoded in a window of Candidatus Tanganyikabacteria bacterium genomic DNA:
- the aroQ gene encoding type II 3-dehydroquinate dehydratase — protein MRKVLVLNGPNLNLLGSREPAVYGTATLAHIDEELRRMGRAEFDLDVHCMQSNHEGQLLDWIQAAPRDGFKAILLNPGGLTHTSIALRDALAAVALPAIEIHLSNPHAREEFRHRSYVAGVVRGTIAGFGADSYYLALRAVSRLV, from the coding sequence ATGCGCAAGGTCCTGGTGCTCAACGGCCCCAACCTCAACCTGCTGGGCTCGCGCGAGCCCGCGGTCTACGGGACCGCGACGCTCGCCCACATCGACGAGGAATTGCGGCGCATGGGCCGCGCCGAGTTCGACCTGGACGTCCACTGCATGCAGTCGAACCACGAAGGGCAACTGCTCGACTGGATCCAGGCCGCCCCGCGCGACGGCTTCAAGGCCATCCTGCTCAACCCGGGCGGGCTGACGCACACGTCGATCGCCCTGCGCGACGCCCTGGCCGCGGTGGCTCTGCCGGCGATCGAGATCCACCTGTCAAACCCGCACGCCCGCGAGGAGTTCCGGCACAGGTCCTACGTCGCCGGCGTCGTGCGGGGGACGATCGCCGGCTTCGGCGCGGACTCGTACTACCTGGCCCTCCGGGCGGTGTCGCGGCTGGTCTGA